Proteins from one Malania oleifera isolate guangnan ecotype guangnan chromosome 4, ASM2987363v1, whole genome shotgun sequence genomic window:
- the LOC131153653 gene encoding serine/threonine-protein phosphatase 7 long form homolog translates to MPVTGRTVGPVQEGGADQGGALRRICEILLGVVPPDGELVGARICMRFLEGEMFRQLSTAVDDHIVACHAHAHMLRLICRTLFCDLAGSYAHFMFLPLLAERAKIRQYSWGSAMLAWLYQEMCRATDVFHSQIGGALHLL, encoded by the coding sequence ATGCCCGTCACTGGTCGTACTGTTGGACCAGTACAGGAGGGAGGCGCCGATCAGGGGGGAGCACTCCGCCGCATTTGCGAGAtattgttaggagtggtgcctccagatggtgagcttgttggtgcccgcattTGCATGCGGTTTCTCGAGGGCGAGATGTTTCGCCAGCTCTCGACAGCCGTCGATGATCACATAGTAGCATGCCACGCACATGcccacatgctgcgattgatatgtAGGACGCTGTTCTGTGACCTCGCGGGGAGTTACGCGCACTtcatgttccttccactcctcgcGGAGCGAGCAAAGATACGACAGTACAGTTGGGGCTCTGCGATGTTAGCGTGGCTGTACCAGGAGATGTGTCGCGCTACTGACGTTTTCCACTCCcagatcggaggagcactccACTTATTGTag